In the Rhodothermales bacterium genome, CCTTAGGGCACTACAGCCTTGCCTCTTTCCACCGCCAGCGTCTACGTTGCCTCATCCAACCGCTTCGATACCCGGTGCGGCTTAAGTGCCACCTTGTTATACCGCCCTCCGACCTGTGTACACTGATTCCCCGTTGAGGCCAGGTGTTCTGATCGTTGACGACGATGCCATCGTCCGTTCAGTCTGGGCGAAGTTGCTAGAGGATAATGGCTTTTCGACGGTCGAAGCGAAAGACGGAATTGAAGCAATCGAAAAGCTGTCTGCAGCACAGGAAGGCATCCACGTGATTTTGCTAGATCGCATGATGCCCAGGATGACCGGGGACGAATTCCTTAAGCACATTATCAATACTCACCGCTGCCACGTATCGGTTATTATGATAACAGCTTACGATTCAGAAGAAAGCAAGCTTAAGTTCTATGGCCTGCGGTCTGAATACGTAATTCCGCACCGATATATTCCGAAGCCATCAAATTGGGAAAGCCTTTTGTCGAACGTTAGAAGCTCTGCCGATTCGGCA is a window encoding:
- a CDS encoding response regulator; protein product: MYTDSPLRPGVLIVDDDAIVRSVWAKLLEDNGFSTVEAKDGIEAIEKLSAAQEGIHVILLDRMMPRMTGDEFLKHIINTHRCHVSVIMITAYDSEESKLKFYGLRSEYVIPHRYIPKPSNWESLLSNVRSSADSAIDRRNNTSNSEMSRMRDDIQRLHENTLAMQRLLAELPTKTQVEGIRAEMAKHNRSFLSEIGMDLIRALVIAAAIVAILSLGLPDLIQRLIGAV